In one window of Aphidius gifuensis isolate YNYX2018 linkage group LG4, ASM1490517v1, whole genome shotgun sequence DNA:
- the LOC122854535 gene encoding cuticle protein 7-like — translation MSFKILAVVLIVSTMYVMCVTGHGHAHSFQHFHGPVIGEDKEVTYTDKHGHHHYDYVGHPHYKFSYGVKDPHTGDHHGQKEHRDGKEVHGEYSVQEPGGNLRTVKYYADKSGFHAHVHNSHGNNHNGGSSGDN, via the exons atgtcgTTCAAA ATATTGGCAGTGGTTTTAATTGTTTCGACAATGTACGTGATGTGCGTGACAGGACATGGTCACGCTCATTCATTCCAACATTTTCATGGACCAGTGATTGGTGAGGATAAAGAAGTGACATATACTGACAAGCATGGACATCATCATTACGATTATGTTGGTCATCCTCACTACAAGTTTTCATATGGCGTTAAGGATCCTCACACTGGTGATCATCATGGACAGAAAGAACATCGTGATg gcAAAGAGGTTCATGGTGAATATTCTGTTCAAGAGCCAGGTGGAAATTTACGAACAGTAAAATATTACGCAGATAAAAGTGGTTTTCATGCTCATGTTCACAATAGCCATGGAAATAACCACAATGGTGGCAGTAGTggtgataattaa